A section of the Chryseobacterium scophthalmum genome encodes:
- a CDS encoding glycosyl hydrolase, protein MKFKNIIKLSVICFAFGNLSAQNPWPKTTETAKPWTRWWWMGSAVDEKGLDKQLTTLSKAGFGGVEIVPIYGAKGFENKYINYLSPEWMKMLQFTTNKAKSLQMGVDMAVGTGWPIGGPQVVEEDAATKMIVQNYVINPNEKFSEKIVLKDEKQKNLKTIKLDIVTAYNEKNEAVVLTDKVNSEGVLDWKPSSGKWTIYAVFIGKTLQKVKRAAPGGEGYTLDHFSPNATKDYLKTFDKAFGNSNYGIRSFFNDSYEVYNADWTADFKDEFKKRRGYDLSPYIKYLVSDEESEISGRIKSDYRETLSELILNNFTKNFTNWAHSKNSKNTNQAHGSPGNLLDLYAAVDIPESETFGSTKFDIQGLRRNLEDINTKEIPDINMLKFASSAANITGKPLISNESFTWLTEHFKTSWSQTKPEAEQIFLSGINHLFYHGTTYTPSDVKFPGWLFYASTNFVPENSLWPNIKGLNSYIERTQSVLQSGKSDNEILMYWPVYDQWASPKGKDMAFKIHNIEKWLHPTVFYENLEKLGKSGYSLDMISDKMIGEAKFENQNIQVSKNGGSYKVLIIPQLNYFSESTLKNILNLAQNGASVIFQNEPKDVPGFFEVEKRRGELHSLLAKIPFQQNGNLKSATFGKGKILLSSDVEKALEFLKIEREKLTDTGLKFVRRKFDGGKYYYIVNHTSKEINQFVPLNFSGKQIALMNPENGEFGVADKQNNAVKVQLKSGESLVLKVSENTDYSIPKWKYIEKTDALIVLDQAWQLSFKEGGPELPKSRSIEKLQPWTNFTEDASTQSFSGTGVYTTTFNLKKNKADDYLLKFDKLYESATVIVNGNDAGIVWSNPFEINIGKYLKKGKNTIQIEVSNLMANRIRFMDQNKIQWRNYHEINFVNIDYKAFDASNWKVQPSGLDGEIQLIPIHYSK, encoded by the coding sequence ATGAAATTTAAAAATATCATAAAACTAAGTGTCATCTGTTTCGCCTTCGGAAATCTTTCCGCACAAAATCCCTGGCCAAAAACTACCGAGACTGCAAAACCTTGGACGCGTTGGTGGTGGATGGGAAGTGCCGTTGACGAAAAAGGATTAGACAAACAATTGACAACACTTTCTAAAGCAGGTTTTGGAGGCGTAGAAATTGTTCCGATTTACGGTGCAAAAGGTTTTGAAAATAAATACATCAATTACCTTTCTCCAGAATGGATGAAAATGTTACAGTTCACGACGAACAAAGCAAAAAGCTTACAAATGGGTGTTGATATGGCAGTCGGAACAGGTTGGCCAATTGGCGGACCGCAAGTTGTTGAAGAAGATGCGGCTACAAAAATGATTGTTCAGAACTATGTAATTAATCCAAATGAAAAATTTTCAGAAAAGATTGTTTTAAAAGACGAAAAACAGAAGAATTTAAAAACAATAAAGCTGGACATTGTAACCGCTTACAATGAAAAAAACGAAGCTGTTGTTTTAACTGATAAAGTAAATAGCGAAGGAGTTTTAGACTGGAAACCAAGTTCCGGAAAATGGACAATCTACGCAGTTTTTATTGGTAAAACTTTACAAAAAGTAAAACGTGCAGCTCCGGGTGGAGAAGGTTATACTTTAGACCATTTTTCGCCCAATGCTACAAAAGATTATCTGAAAACTTTCGATAAAGCTTTTGGAAATTCCAACTACGGAATCCGTTCTTTTTTCAATGACAGTTACGAAGTTTACAACGCAGATTGGACGGCTGATTTTAAAGATGAATTTAAAAAAAGAAGAGGATACGATTTGAGTCCATACATCAAATATTTGGTGAGTGATGAGGAAAGTGAGATTTCCGGGAGAATAAAATCAGATTACAGGGAAACGCTGAGCGAATTGATTTTAAACAATTTTACAAAAAATTTTACCAATTGGGCACATTCTAAAAACTCAAAAAATACCAATCAGGCGCACGGTTCGCCAGGAAATTTATTGGATTTATATGCTGCTGTAGATATTCCAGAATCTGAAACTTTTGGAAGTACAAAATTCGATATTCAGGGCTTGAGAAGAAATCTGGAAGATATCAATACGAAAGAAATTCCCGATATCAATATGCTGAAATTTGCGTCTTCTGCTGCAAATATTACCGGAAAACCTTTGATTTCCAATGAGTCTTTTACTTGGCTAACAGAGCATTTCAAAACTTCGTGGTCGCAGACAAAACCGGAAGCAGAGCAGATTTTTTTGTCAGGAATTAATCATCTGTTTTACCACGGAACGACTTATACACCTTCAGATGTTAAATTTCCGGGGTGGTTGTTTTATGCCTCAACCAATTTTGTTCCTGAAAATAGTTTGTGGCCGAATATTAAAGGATTGAATTCTTATATCGAGCGAACTCAATCTGTTTTGCAAAGCGGAAAATCAGACAATGAAATTCTGATGTATTGGCCAGTTTACGATCAATGGGCGAGCCCGAAAGGAAAAGATATGGCCTTCAAAATTCATAATATTGAAAAGTGGCTGCATCCTACTGTATTTTATGAAAACCTTGAAAAATTAGGAAAATCAGGCTATTCTCTGGATATGATTTCGGATAAAATGATTGGTGAGGCGAAGTTTGAAAATCAGAATATTCAGGTTTCGAAAAATGGTGGTTCTTACAAGGTTTTAATTATTCCTCAACTGAACTATTTCTCTGAATCTACTTTAAAAAACATCCTGAATTTAGCTCAAAATGGAGCTTCTGTAATTTTTCAAAATGAGCCGAAAGATGTTCCCGGATTTTTTGAAGTCGAGAAAAGAAGAGGTGAATTACATTCTTTATTGGCTAAAATTCCTTTTCAACAAAATGGAAATCTAAAATCAGCAACATTCGGAAAGGGGAAAATTCTCCTGAGTTCTGATGTTGAAAAAGCGTTGGAATTTTTAAAAATTGAAAGAGAAAAATTGACCGATACCGGATTGAAATTCGTAAGAAGAAAGTTTGATGGTGGGAAATATTATTATATTGTTAATCACACTTCAAAAGAAATTAACCAGTTTGTTCCTTTGAATTTTTCAGGAAAACAAATTGCTTTGATGAATCCCGAAAACGGAGAATTTGGTGTTGCGGATAAACAAAATAATGCTGTAAAAGTGCAATTGAAATCAGGTGAATCTTTAGTTTTAAAAGTTTCTGAAAATACAGATTATTCAATTCCGAAATGGAAATATATTGAGAAAACGGATGCACTAATTGTTTTAGATCAAGCTTGGCAACTGAGTTTCAAAGAAGGTGGACCTGAACTTCCGAAGTCAAGATCAATTGAAAAGCTTCAACCTTGGACAAATTTCACAGAAGATGCTTCAACACAGAGTTTTTCAGGAACAGGAGTTTACACCACGACTTTCAATTTAAAGAAAAATAAAGCTGACGATTATCTTTTAAAGTTTGACAAACTCTACGAAAGTGCAACAGTGATTGTCAATGGAAACGATGCCGGAATTGTGTGGAGCAATCCTTTTGAAATCAACATTGGAAAATATCTGAAAAAAGGGAAAAACACGATTCAAATTGAAGTATCAAATCTGATGGCGAACCGAATTCGATTTATGGATCAAAATAAAATTCAATGGAGAAATTATCACGAAATTAATTTTGTGAATATTGATTATAAAGCTTTTGATGCATCGAATTGGAAAGTTCAACCTTCCGGTTTGGATGGTGAAATTCAATTAATTCCAATTCATTATTCAAAATAA
- a CDS encoding rhamnogalacturonan acetylesterase, giving the protein MKNGFSFFIVFICSLYFGQQTTFKFDFGGNRVEKGFIQITSTSKFDRKVGYGFMDISGLKSIDRGGNTLTGDFITSDKPFYFSVVLPEGNYDIKLNLGDIKGTSETTVRVENRRLMLNDIKTKQGEIVEKQITVHVKDSIIKNQNGEKIGIVKLKPRETKYLHWDNLLTIEFNDKAPKVCSVIIQPNKTAKTIYLTGDSTVVDAQYEPWASWGQMLPFFFVPNEVVIANYAESGETLKAFEDHHRIDKIWNKLRAGDYLFIQFGHNDQKAGNSIKSGYRKRLKEWILKAKELGAIPVLVTSMNRRVFDKNNKIVNTLDDFPDAMREIAKEENVYLIDLNALSKTLFEVMGPEAAKKAFVYYPANSYPNQPTALADDTHFNTYGAYELAKCVVKSIVDQNLPLKKYISKIEKNFNPNKPDDVEKFHWPESIFMESLKPDGN; this is encoded by the coding sequence ATGAAAAACGGTTTCTCTTTTTTTATAGTATTTATCTGTTCATTATATTTTGGACAGCAAACCACTTTCAAATTTGATTTTGGCGGAAACAGAGTCGAAAAAGGTTTTATTCAGATTACTTCAACTTCAAAATTTGATAGAAAAGTTGGTTACGGATTTATGGATATTTCCGGATTAAAATCAATTGATAGAGGAGGAAATACGTTGACTGGAGATTTTATTACAAGCGACAAGCCTTTCTATTTTTCTGTGGTTCTTCCTGAAGGAAATTATGATATTAAACTTAATTTAGGTGATATAAAAGGCACTTCTGAAACAACAGTTCGTGTAGAAAACCGCAGATTGATGTTGAATGATATCAAAACTAAACAAGGTGAAATTGTCGAAAAACAAATCACCGTTCACGTTAAAGACAGCATTATTAAAAATCAAAACGGCGAAAAAATCGGAATTGTAAAATTAAAACCAAGAGAAACAAAATACCTTCATTGGGACAATTTGTTGACGATTGAATTCAATGATAAAGCTCCAAAGGTTTGCTCAGTCATCATTCAACCCAACAAAACGGCGAAAACTATTTATTTAACTGGCGATTCTACGGTTGTAGATGCGCAATATGAGCCGTGGGCTTCTTGGGGGCAAATGTTACCGTTTTTTTTCGTTCCAAATGAAGTCGTGATTGCCAATTATGCCGAAAGCGGAGAAACCTTAAAAGCCTTCGAAGACCACCACAGAATTGATAAAATTTGGAATAAATTAAGAGCTGGAGATTATCTGTTTATTCAATTTGGTCACAACGACCAAAAAGCAGGAAACAGTATAAAATCCGGTTATAGAAAAAGATTAAAAGAATGGATTTTAAAAGCCAAAGAACTAGGTGCAATTCCGGTTTTGGTAACTTCTATGAATCGTCGAGTTTTTGATAAAAACAATAAAATAGTCAATACTTTAGATGATTTTCCTGATGCAATGCGTGAAATTGCGAAAGAAGAAAATGTATATTTAATCGATTTGAATGCGTTGAGTAAAACCCTATTCGAAGTAATGGGACCGGAAGCGGCGAAGAAAGCATTTGTTTATTATCCAGCGAATTCTTATCCGAATCAACCAACAGCTTTGGCGGATGATACGCATTTCAACACTTACGGAGCTTATGAATTGGCAAAATGTGTGGTGAAATCTATCGTCGACCAAAACCTGCCTTTGAAGAAATACATTTCAAAAATTGAGAAAAATTTTAACCCCAATAAACCCGATGATGTTGAGAAATTCCATTGGCCAGAATCTATTTTTATGGAATCTTTAAAACCCGATGGAAATTAA
- a CDS encoding glycoside hydrolase family 2 protein, which yields MHSQSKEIQFLSGKDSEHTKEWDFWISGGRKSGSWDKIQVPSQWEQQGFGSYNYGRDYVTYGKNFKFNDEVGLYKHHFSVPNSWKGKTINIVFEGSMTDTEVKINGKSTGSVHQGAFYEFKYDISDKIQFGKENILEVKVSKMSADKSVNNAERLADYWVLGGIFRPVYLEVTSKEHISWTAIDAKADGTFRSNIHLNEINSANNIKVELFDVKNNLVGESQVQIQKGDTLKQIQFSLKNPKLWTAETPNLYKAKFTLNKNRKTISQTEEKFGFRTIEIKKGDGIFINGVKIKMKGINRHVWWPETGRAVNENIDLMDIQLIKEMNMNAVRCSHYPPNKSFLKICDSLGLYVLDELAGWQKKYSTEVGKKLVKEMVIRDANHPSIIFWSNGNEGGHNFDLDTEFAKYDLSNRPVIHAHHKPGNAFNGIDCNHYEDYYSTQKILEGENIYMPTEFLHAQDDGGGGTSLADYWELHWNSKKGAGGFLWAFADEGLVRTDFNNQIDVNAINAPDGVVGPHREKEGSFYAIREIYSPVKIDLKTLPNDFNGIIPIENRYHFTNLNECQFEWKLVKFKTPFSSESGFDITKTGKAESPNIKPTEKGNINLNLPSNWKESEALMLTATNPFGKEIYTWTWKLKSNDKISKQFSKSLIKEFPVSIIENDSLFILKSDEKEFSFGKKDGLLKSVILDKKGKKISFKNGPVFVNGTMELSSIKSFFEDDNMEIEASYKNGNKIIWKLNPNGILELNYEYSLSGDYQFAGVSFDYPENYVINAKWLGKGSYHVWKNRLQGQTYNVWQNLKNSTRTGQSPWIYPEFKGYFDDISWLQLDTAEGKITVGTKEEKMLVRLFDFYGIYGAEGYPKLPTGNISFLDAIPPLGTVLAFNINDKTETLGPESELNHLNGKFKRTLYFYFGLPDLGDENKQFTMPKENILTD from the coding sequence TTGCATTCTCAATCTAAGGAAATTCAATTCCTGAGCGGGAAAGATTCTGAGCATACCAAAGAATGGGATTTTTGGATAAGCGGTGGACGAAAATCAGGAAGTTGGGATAAAATTCAGGTTCCTTCTCAATGGGAACAGCAAGGTTTTGGTTCATACAATTATGGAAGAGATTATGTGACCTACGGCAAAAATTTTAAATTTAATGACGAAGTAGGTTTGTATAAACACCATTTTTCAGTTCCAAATTCCTGGAAAGGCAAAACCATCAACATCGTTTTCGAAGGTTCAATGACCGATACCGAAGTTAAAATCAATGGAAAATCGACGGGATCCGTTCATCAGGGCGCTTTTTATGAATTTAAATATGATATTTCGGATAAAATTCAATTCGGAAAGGAAAATATTTTGGAAGTAAAAGTTTCCAAAATGTCCGCTGATAAATCCGTCAACAATGCAGAAAGATTAGCAGATTATTGGGTTTTAGGCGGGATTTTCAGACCTGTTTATTTAGAAGTAACTTCAAAAGAACATATTTCTTGGACAGCGATTGATGCAAAAGCAGACGGAACTTTTCGTTCAAATATTCATTTAAATGAAATCAATTCTGCCAACAATATAAAAGTGGAGTTATTTGATGTTAAAAATAATTTGGTTGGTGAATCTCAGGTTCAAATTCAAAAAGGAGATACTTTAAAACAGATTCAGTTCTCGCTTAAAAACCCAAAACTTTGGACGGCAGAAACACCTAATTTATATAAAGCAAAATTTACTTTAAATAAAAACAGAAAAACAATCAGTCAAACCGAAGAAAAATTCGGTTTTCGAACGATTGAAATCAAAAAAGGTGACGGAATTTTTATCAACGGAGTCAAGATTAAAATGAAAGGCATCAACCGTCACGTTTGGTGGCCTGAAACGGGTAGAGCAGTCAATGAAAATATCGATTTGATGGACATTCAGCTCATCAAAGAAATGAATATGAACGCTGTTCGCTGTTCACATTATCCACCGAATAAATCGTTTTTGAAAATTTGCGATTCTCTCGGTTTATATGTCTTGGATGAATTGGCGGGTTGGCAAAAAAAATACAGCACAGAAGTTGGGAAAAAGCTCGTGAAAGAAATGGTTATAAGAGATGCAAACCATCCTTCAATTATTTTCTGGAGCAACGGAAATGAAGGCGGACATAATTTTGATTTGGATACCGAATTTGCAAAATATGACTTGTCAAATCGACCTGTAATTCACGCACATCACAAACCTGGAAATGCTTTCAACGGAATCGACTGCAATCATTACGAAGATTATTACAGCACACAAAAAATTCTTGAAGGCGAAAATATTTATATGCCCACCGAGTTTTTGCACGCTCAAGACGACGGTGGTGGCGGAACTTCTTTAGCCGATTATTGGGAACTTCACTGGAATTCTAAAAAAGGAGCTGGTGGTTTTCTCTGGGCGTTTGCGGATGAAGGTTTGGTGAGAACAGATTTTAACAATCAGATTGATGTGAACGCTATCAACGCTCCCGACGGAGTTGTGGGTCCACATCGTGAAAAGGAAGGAAGTTTTTATGCGATTCGGGAGATTTACAGTCCGGTGAAAATCGATTTGAAAACACTTCCGAATGATTTTAATGGAATCATTCCTATCGAAAACCGTTACCATTTTACGAATTTAAATGAATGTCAGTTTGAGTGGAAATTAGTTAAGTTTAAAACACCCTTTTCCTCAGAATCCGGATTTGATATTACTAAAACAGGAAAAGCAGAATCTCCGAATATTAAACCAACAGAAAAAGGAAATATCAATTTAAATCTTCCTTCAAACTGGAAAGAAAGTGAAGCACTAATGTTAACTGCAACTAATCCTTTTGGAAAAGAAATTTATACCTGGACTTGGAAATTGAAGTCTAATGATAAAATTTCAAAACAATTTTCAAAATCTTTAATCAAAGAATTTCCTGTTTCGATTATAGAAAATGATTCATTATTTATTTTAAAATCTGACGAAAAAGAATTTTCATTTGGTAAAAAAGACGGCTTATTGAAATCAGTTATTTTAGATAAAAAAGGTAAGAAAATATCTTTTAAAAACGGACCAGTTTTCGTTAACGGAACAATGGAATTATCATCCATAAAATCTTTCTTTGAAGATGATAATATGGAAATTGAAGCTAGCTATAAAAACGGAAATAAAATCATTTGGAAACTCAATCCAAACGGAATTTTAGAATTAAATTATGAATATTCCTTGTCTGGAGATTATCAATTTGCAGGCGTAAGTTTCGATTATCCTGAAAATTATGTCATTAATGCAAAATGGCTCGGAAAAGGATCTTATCACGTTTGGAAAAACCGTTTACAAGGGCAGACTTACAATGTTTGGCAAAATTTAAAAAACTCAACAAGAACCGGACAATCTCCCTGGATTTATCCTGAGTTTAAGGGTTATTTTGATGACATCTCTTGGTTACAGCTCGATACTGCAGAAGGAAAAATAACAGTCGGAACAAAGGAAGAAAAAATGTTAGTAAGACTTTTTGATTTTTACGGAATCTACGGAGCGGAAGGTTATCCGAAATTGCCCACAGGAAATATTTCATTTTTAGATGCAATTCCGCCTTTAGGAACTGTTTTGGCGTTTAATATTAACGATAAAACCGAAACTTTAGGACCTGAAAGCGAATTGAATCACTTGAATGGAAAGTTTAAAAGAACATTGTATTTCTATTTTGGATTGCCGGATTTGGGCGATGAAAATAAACAGTTTACAATGCCAAAAGAAAATATTTTAACGGATTAA
- a CDS encoding glycoside hydrolase family 28 protein, translating into MKFPNTSKFIGSLLILALCSTGLKSQDKFPDGTVIPKWFKENKSTDINKLGKKYIITDFGVKNDSTILQTKQLQNIIDEASKNGGVVIVPKGTFLISSVFFKQGTHLHLENGAKLKGSDDINDFPVVTTRMEGQTVKYFPALINADGLDGFTISGKGTLDGNGLRFWKSFWKRREWNPKCTNMDEMRPRIIYVSNSKNVQVEGITIKNSPFWSTHYYKSHFVKLLNLTILAPKEPVKAPSTDAVDIDACTNFLIKNCYMSVNDDAIALKGGKGPKADKDPNNGENRNILIEDNTFGFCHSVLTCGSESIHNYNVILRNSKVKDASRLLHLKMRPDTPQHYEYLTVENITGNVKTFLYVKGWNQFFDLKGEERPRKGLANNITLKNIDLSCETAFSIEKSDLFDLKDFTFENFKIKALKPEMQNLNYIQNLKQKNIKVEQVASLTQSYDKKDDSDIAAK; encoded by the coding sequence ATGAAATTTCCAAATACATCCAAATTTATTGGGTCTCTCTTGATTCTCGCTTTATGCTCAACCGGACTAAAAAGTCAGGACAAATTCCCCGACGGAACTGTAATCCCAAAATGGTTTAAAGAAAACAAGTCTACCGACATCAATAAATTAGGAAAGAAATACATCATCACGGATTTTGGTGTAAAGAATGACAGTACGATTCTACAGACAAAACAACTTCAGAATATCATTGATGAGGCTTCAAAAAACGGAGGGGTAGTTATTGTACCAAAAGGAACGTTCCTTATCAGTTCAGTCTTTTTTAAACAGGGAACCCATTTACATTTGGAAAATGGAGCAAAATTAAAAGGAAGCGATGATATCAACGATTTTCCGGTGGTGACAACAAGAATGGAAGGTCAAACCGTAAAATATTTTCCGGCTTTAATCAACGCAGACGGATTGGATGGTTTTACCATTTCAGGAAAAGGAACTTTGGATGGAAACGGACTTCGATTCTGGAAATCCTTCTGGAAAAGACGCGAATGGAATCCTAAATGTACCAATATGGATGAAATGAGACCAAGAATAATCTATGTTTCCAATTCAAAAAATGTTCAGGTTGAAGGAATTACAATTAAAAACTCACCGTTTTGGAGCACTCATTATTATAAATCACATTTCGTTAAATTACTAAATCTAACGATTCTTGCTCCTAAAGAACCTGTAAAAGCACCAAGCACAGATGCGGTTGATATTGATGCGTGCACGAATTTCCTGATTAAAAATTGCTATATGTCGGTTAACGATGATGCGATTGCTTTAAAAGGCGGGAAAGGGCCGAAAGCCGATAAAGACCCTAATAATGGAGAAAACAGAAATATTTTAATTGAAGACAATACTTTTGGATTCTGTCATTCTGTTTTGACTTGCGGTAGCGAATCAATTCACAATTACAACGTGATTCTTCGTAATTCTAAAGTGAAAGATGCTTCGAGACTTTTACATCTAAAAATGCGTCCAGACACGCCACAACATTACGAATATCTTACCGTGGAAAATATTACAGGAAACGTAAAAACTTTCCTTTATGTAAAAGGCTGGAACCAGTTTTTTGATTTGAAAGGCGAAGAAAGACCGAGAAAAGGTTTGGCAAATAATATCACTTTAAAAAATATCGATTTAAGTTGCGAAACAGCATTCTCCATTGAAAAATCAGATTTGTTTGATTTGAAAGATTTCACTTTTGAAAATTTCAAAATCAAAGCCTTAAAACCTGAAATGCAAAACCTTAATTATATTCAAAACTTAAAACAAAAAAATATTAAGGTGGAGCAAGTTGCTTCTCTCACTCAATCTTACGACAAAAAAGACGATTCCGATATTGCTGCAAAATGA
- a CDS encoding GNAT family N-acetyltransferase: MKIISVRQNPEYKEKAIEYFQKSWSEISPIIYQNCISNSIDAEQSLPQWYLLEKDEEIIGCAGLITNDFISRMDLYPWVCALFINEDHRGNHYSELLMNKAKEDTKDFGFKYLNLCTDHIGFYEKYGFKYIGQGYHPWEEESRIYQIEV; the protein is encoded by the coding sequence ATGAAAATAATTTCAGTAAGACAAAATCCCGAATATAAAGAAAAAGCAATTGAATATTTCCAGAAAAGCTGGTCTGAAATTTCGCCAATTATTTATCAAAACTGTATATCGAATAGTATTGATGCAGAGCAATCTCTACCTCAGTGGTATTTATTAGAAAAAGATGAAGAAATTATCGGTTGCGCCGGATTAATTACCAATGATTTTATCAGCAGAATGGATCTGTATCCGTGGGTTTGTGCTCTATTTATTAACGAAGATCACAGAGGAAATCATTACAGTGAACTTTTGATGAATAAAGCTAAAGAAGATACCAAAGATTTTGGATTTAAATATCTGAATTTATGTACTGATCACATTGGATTTTACGAAAAATATGGTTTCAAATATATCGGACAAGGATATCATCCGTGGGAAGAAGAATCCAGAATTTATCAGATTGAAGTTTAA
- a CDS encoding GNAT family N-acetyltransferase, with protein MLIEYRNLLPDESTAYRKIRLESLKEFPKAFSATYQETLNVEKLTLEYDIENQAANKFVHGAFAHHELIGICTFVKSNENTGNIYQMYVQKGSQGKNIGLNLVRSTIKKAQKRYGSLEIFLEVSVDNLQAKNFYLKAGFEQIQQVENSSDILMKYKGL; from the coding sequence ATGCTTATTGAATACCGAAACCTTTTGCCAGACGAAAGTACAGCGTACCGAAAAATCCGTTTGGAAAGTTTAAAAGAATTTCCGAAAGCTTTTTCTGCAACCTATCAGGAAACTTTGAATGTAGAAAAACTTACATTAGAATACGATATTGAAAATCAAGCAGCCAATAAGTTTGTACATGGTGCTTTTGCACATCATGAACTGATTGGAATATGCACTTTTGTAAAGAGCAATGAAAACACCGGAAACATTTATCAAATGTATGTTCAAAAAGGATCTCAAGGAAAAAACATCGGGTTGAATTTAGTTCGTTCAACTATAAAAAAAGCCCAGAAACGATATGGTAGTCTGGAAATCTTTCTTGAAGTATCTGTAGACAATTTACAAGCTAAAAATTTTTATTTAAAAGCCGGTTTTGAGCAAATTCAGCAAGTTGAAAACTCAAGTGATATTTTAATGAAATACAAAGGTTTATAA
- a CDS encoding Crp/Fnr family transcriptional regulator: MLRTNQTFLDFITKLYEKQERKEDVILKQFAKGERLLMQNDKSSKVMLMKEGIVKCYFSEENDKEFILEFLGKGEILGEIECIRNIPCLCNIEAMTDVSVYALSVPYFRELLKNNLELNALLVDAFAERIVNTSKRASFQQLYTVEHSLRKLFELQSKQDIQLSKEDLAAYLGISVRSLNRSLKNLAE; encoded by the coding sequence ATGTTACGCACAAACCAGACATTTTTAGATTTTATCACAAAGCTTTACGAGAAACAGGAGCGAAAAGAAGACGTGATCTTGAAACAGTTTGCAAAAGGAGAAAGACTTTTGATGCAGAATGACAAATCATCCAAAGTGATGCTGATGAAAGAGGGAATCGTAAAATGCTATTTCAGTGAAGAAAACGATAAAGAATTTATTCTTGAGTTTTTAGGAAAAGGCGAAATTCTTGGTGAGATAGAATGTATTAGAAATATTCCCTGTTTATGCAATATCGAGGCGATGACCGATGTTTCGGTGTATGCGTTGTCGGTTCCTTATTTTCGCGAACTTTTAAAAAATAATTTAGAACTCAATGCTTTGCTTGTCGATGCTTTTGCAGAGCGAATTGTGAATACTTCAAAGCGAGCCTCTTTCCAGCAATTATATACGGTTGAGCACAGTTTGCGGAAACTTTTTGAGCTTCAGTCAAAACAGGATATTCAGCTTTCTAAAGAAGATTTAGCAGCGTATTTAGGGATTTCTGTGAGAAGTTTAAATAGAAGTTTGAAAAATTTGGCGGAGTAA
- a CDS encoding chloramphenicol acetyltransferase: protein MKQLIKVDNWKRKEHFLFFSKFEEPFFGVTITIDCTLAYQQAKAKGNSFFLYYLYRSLKAANAIENFRYRIIDKEVYLFDQINASATINRPDETFGFSYMDYDKNEELFNQNAKEEIARVQQSTGLIPAGSGENVIHFSAVPWFDFTSLSHARSFTFPDSCPKISFGQVTENNGKKLMSVSIHAHHGLMDGLHIGLFAEKFQELMNEI from the coding sequence ATGAAACAGCTTATTAAAGTTGACAACTGGAAAAGAAAGGAACATTTTCTATTTTTTTCAAAATTTGAAGAACCTTTTTTTGGAGTAACCATTACAATCGACTGTACTTTAGCGTATCAACAAGCGAAGGCAAAAGGAAACTCTTTTTTCCTTTATTATCTGTACAGATCTTTAAAAGCTGCCAATGCAATAGAAAACTTCCGTTATAGAATTATTGATAAAGAAGTGTATCTGTTTGATCAGATTAATGCTTCTGCAACTATCAACAGACCCGATGAAACCTTTGGTTTTTCTTATATGGATTATGATAAAAATGAAGAATTATTTAACCAAAATGCAAAAGAAGAAATTGCAAGAGTACAGCAATCTACAGGCCTAATTCCTGCAGGTTCGGGAGAAAATGTCATTCATTTTTCGGCTGTTCCGTGGTTTGATTTCACTTCACTTTCCCATGCAAGAAGTTTTACATTTCCAGACAGTTGCCCTAAAATATCATTTGGTCAAGTAACCGAAAATAATGGTAAAAAATTAATGTCTGTCTCTATTCATGCACATCACGGGTTGATGGATGGTCTTCATATCGGATTGTTTGCTGAAAAATTTCAGGAATTGATGAATGAAATATAG